In Methanothermus fervidus DSM 2088, a single genomic region encodes these proteins:
- a CDS encoding phosphoribosylformylglycinamidine synthase subunit II (COGs: COG0046 Phosphoribosylformylglycinamidine (FGAM) synthase synthetase domain~InterPro IPR016188: IPR010918: IPR000728: IPR010074~KEGG: mth:MTH1374 phosphoribosylformylglycinamidine synthase II~PFAM: AIR synthase related protein domain protein; AIR synthase related protein~SPTR: O27427 Phosphoribosylformylglycinamidine synthase 2~TIGRFAM: phosphoribosylformylglycinamidine synthase II~PFAM: AIR synthase related protein, N-terminal domain; AIR synthase related protein, C-terminal domain~TIGRFAM: phosphoribosylformylglycinamidine synthase II) has product MLTNSELKYIKKRLGRDPNPLEYGMLDVMFSEHCSYKSSRPVIKMFPTEGDKVIVGPGDDAGVIEINKKFALAVGIESHNHPSAIEPYSGAGTGIGGILRDIISMGAWPIALLDSLHFGHLEDQRSCYLFENVVKGISDYGNRVGVPTVAGEVEFDENFKLNPLVNVMCIGIVPKKKIKRGIAPNVGDVFFLMGGLTGRDGIHGVTFASEELTSESEIEDRPAVQIGDPFTKKIVMEASFEIMEKIPVSGVKDLGGGGLTCCISEMVAKCNNGAEVYVDKVPLREKNMTPYEIMLSESQERMMFVMPPKYVEKALKICKKHEIPAAAVVGKVTDTGRLVVKKNNKIIADIPADLLANPPVVYRESKKPKKIKTKIPDVEHPHPEEALKKVLSSQNIADKSWVYYQYDYDVQIRTIVKPGDDAAVLRIDDKTAIAATVDSNCAHTKLSPYHGGAGSVAEAIRNVVSMGAWPICIVDCLNFGNPEKPEIFWQFKECVKGMAKVAKEFKVPVISGNVSFYNETEGIAVNPSPVVGVVGKVPINNIRTLEFKNKGDKIIMVSKTYKELGGSEYYKVVHGISSGIVPKVRIQDEIAAAKSIYNLVSKDNENKITAIHDCSKGGLAIALSEMAIRSGIGAKIDLDLVPKSENIDKIETLFSESHGRYIMTVDKSVANDFIKEINVPAKIIGKVTSKKLKINDIINISVKELQESYYGVIENFVV; this is encoded by the coding sequence AAAGACTAGGACGAGATCCTAACCCACTGGAATATGGAATGCTAGATGTCATGTTTTCTGAACATTGTTCATACAAAAGTAGTAGGCCTGTTATCAAAATGTTTCCAACAGAAGGTGACAAAGTTATTGTTGGACCTGGAGATGATGCTGGTGTAATCGAAATTAATAAAAAATTTGCTTTGGCAGTAGGTATAGAAAGTCATAATCATCCTTCAGCAATCGAACCATACAGTGGTGCAGGAACTGGTATTGGTGGAATATTGCGTGACATAATTTCTATGGGAGCATGGCCAATTGCACTTCTGGATTCATTACATTTTGGACATTTGGAGGATCAAAGATCATGTTATCTATTTGAAAACGTTGTTAAAGGAATATCTGATTATGGAAATAGAGTAGGGGTTCCAACCGTAGCAGGTGAAGTAGAATTTGATGAAAACTTCAAATTAAATCCTCTTGTAAATGTAATGTGTATAGGTATAGTTCCAAAAAAGAAAATAAAAAGAGGAATTGCACCCAATGTAGGTGATGTATTCTTTTTAATGGGTGGACTAACAGGTAGGGATGGAATTCATGGAGTAACCTTTGCTTCTGAAGAATTAACCAGTGAATCAGAAATAGAAGATCGTCCAGCAGTTCAAATAGGTGATCCATTTACAAAAAAAATAGTCATGGAAGCTTCTTTTGAAATAATGGAAAAAATACCTGTTTCAGGTGTTAAAGATCTTGGCGGTGGCGGTCTAACATGTTGTATTTCAGAAATGGTTGCAAAATGTAACAATGGAGCAGAAGTATATGTTGATAAGGTTCCATTACGAGAAAAGAACATGACTCCATATGAAATAATGCTCTCAGAATCTCAAGAAAGAATGATGTTTGTGATGCCACCAAAGTATGTAGAAAAAGCTTTAAAAATATGTAAGAAGCATGAAATACCTGCTGCAGCTGTAGTTGGTAAAGTAACTGATACAGGTAGGTTAGTTGTAAAGAAAAACAATAAAATTATAGCAGATATCCCTGCAGATTTATTGGCTAATCCTCCAGTTGTATACAGAGAATCCAAAAAACCAAAAAAGATTAAAACTAAAATACCTGATGTAGAGCATCCTCACCCAGAAGAAGCTTTAAAAAAGGTTCTATCATCCCAAAATATAGCAGATAAAAGTTGGGTATATTATCAATATGATTATGATGTACAGATAAGAACTATTGTTAAACCAGGAGATGATGCTGCAGTATTAAGGATTGATGATAAAACAGCTATAGCAGCCACTGTTGATAGTAATTGTGCCCATACAAAATTAAGTCCATATCATGGTGGTGCAGGATCAGTTGCAGAAGCTATAAGAAATGTTGTCTCCATGGGTGCATGGCCAATTTGTATTGTAGATTGTCTTAATTTTGGCAATCCTGAAAAACCTGAAATATTTTGGCAATTTAAAGAATGTGTCAAGGGGATGGCAAAGGTTGCAAAAGAATTCAAAGTACCTGTAATAAGTGGTAATGTTAGTTTTTATAATGAAACTGAAGGTATAGCTGTTAATCCTTCACCAGTGGTAGGCGTTGTAGGTAAAGTACCCATAAATAATATTCGAACCCTTGAATTTAAAAATAAAGGTGATAAAATTATAATGGTTAGCAAAACATACAAAGAACTCGGTGGTTCAGAATATTATAAAGTTGTTCATGGTATTTCCAGCGGGATAGTCCCAAAGGTAAGGATCCAAGATGAAATAGCAGCTGCTAAATCTATTTATAATCTTGTTTCTAAAGACAATGAAAATAAAATCACTGCAATCCATGACTGTTCTAAGGGAGGACTTGCTATTGCATTGAGTGAAATGGCAATAAGAAGCGGTATTGGCGCTAAAATAGATTTAGATTTAGTGCCTAAATCAGAAAATATTGATAAAATCGAAACTTTATTTTCAGAATCACATGGAAGATACATAATGACCGTAGATAAATCGGTTGCAAATGATTTTATAAAAGAAATAAATGTCCCAGCAAAAATAATAGGAAAAGTTACATCTAAAAAACTTAAAATTAATGATATAATAAACATAAGTGTTAAGGAACTTCAGGAAAGTTATTATGGTGTCATAGAAAATTTTGTTGTATAA
- a CDS encoding Magnesium chelatase (COGs: COG1429 Cobalamin biosynthesis protein CobN and related Mg-chelatase~InterPro IPR003672~KEGG: mth:MTH351 magnesium chelatase subunit~PFAM: CobN/magnesium chelatase~PRIAM: Magnesium chelatase~SPTR: O26451 Magnesium chelatase subunit~PFAM: CobN/Magnesium Chelatase) — translation MRRTIILIAFLLIFSLLGTAAAENTTDHEKINILILNPPHYARHSVEATYKIYEEYPQYKDKFNITVRTGEQISKMSSDDLTAMIKSSDIIIVKSIGHTMETYTKLVNTLKSPGVLTNDKLFVHLRCPEGVDSVKLSQIDGKKIFEGIPDQDIYNVSAYTQISDNPLTMLSQYVNKYPQIQKWAKLYSYYCYPSTENDKNLILCAIDMWAKYNKKPVYVKYDEVKVFSRHVIYRNGKFYNNLTEYFKDYPLNPQKPTVGIIELDSYVALGGTAGIDSLIEKLTTKGYNVIPVVARYGYETYAGIVEFFTTAKSVKEYESNPDSVKPVVDIILAPHTYLLGGPASKNVVALLQRLNIPVIKIIQIESRSVKDWLISDDGLTPWSRDDIAGQLVFPESQGLIEPIAIAALDKRVDPLTGCELSSYSVIDERVSKVVSRVEKWLQLKIKPNKDKKIAIIYENGVGKWNIGTSYLNLPESIINILNKLKEAGYTIDKIPNVEEFVEILRTKGINVAPWAPGELEKLANNSILWEAEKYKRWFSSLNPIAQKYVVEGPLGYIEEIIKFALNYSKKDPGILSTATKVLDKWYKEMRDCIKMCPNKSQRGLEILDKIVSTLRSIINGTSTWEEFYRMKKEFMLLNITGLAGWGEPPGNLMTIVKNGTKYIVIPGIIIGNVFIGPEPILGYEGNPDALLHALILPPHHQYLAFYAWINKEFNADAMIHIGVDTTYQHLPRKQTALLDFDFPDIVIGDTPNIHLYRVDNVADGLLIKRRGYGVIIDYLTPPMKLSGLYGDLLNLKTLLENYKKAIDENLKKAYIQDIKKLIERSKIEINTNLSDEELIKACSDYLIKIETTLMPYGLHTFGKEWTADEIAETVASMLSIDGGVDNPSIIRLLAQEKGISYENITPEMFDELYNQVKAWIKDILLGKNITVSQNITKKLELGKDLIDKLKQSFNSELNSLLNVLNGGYVAPQIGGDPIVNPNVLPTGKNFYATDPTLIPTQSAYELGKKIADLALKEYEKPPEKLAVVIFGVDVARDDGAMVSFVLRLLGVEPTWAAGGRVSGIKLTPLTTLNRPRIDAIVMISGLFRDAYGQVAVLLDRAFRLALAASYNTIARQYNDTIVKALDAAVKPLVDLKLLVKGDDPIDQNYVAKHWLESVQKYIASGVEPEKAGNYAILRIVGPPAGGYGTGIKEAIDQPWTWKNETDLSNIFINRMSNFYSETTWGEKNTDLFKDLLSGVSGIYQGRSTYVVGVAENDAMASYLGGLAMTIRVLTGETPKIRIAITSNKFNPEILSLSDYIARDLRTRYFNPEFIKALMSKGQAGAYRISTFIESLKIWQTTVPGEISSDVYKEFIDVYLRDKYNLGISNWLNNNPFDQIHWIGTLLTLAHQNRLKLDANTMRFLMNRWAALIARYGPACCDCSCGNIAMIRWALNYVNPNLLNSVRSQLYIATKNAAFAPSIPGAPTTPQPSVPGIPTTTPQPSIPGAPSQLGAPTALGRVGIGTAATRGVSPGISGPSGRVGGEVGARGAAQASGAASKSSSESGATGKAGITGAAAGKAYEITPVSKGIGSPSSVPFAGIIGVIILIALIAAGYLLRRPEK, via the coding sequence ATGAGAAGAACAATTATTCTAATAGCATTTCTACTGATTTTCTCCTTATTAGGGACTGCAGCCGCAGAGAATACTACAGATCATGAAAAAATAAACATATTAATTTTAAATCCACCTCACTATGCAAGACATTCGGTTGAAGCAACATACAAAATTTATGAAGAGTATCCTCAATATAAAGACAAATTCAATATCACTGTTAGGACTGGTGAACAGATAAGTAAAATGTCTTCAGATGACTTAACAGCAATGATAAAAAGTTCAGATATTATCATTGTAAAATCAATTGGTCATACTATGGAAACCTATACAAAACTTGTTAATACATTGAAAAGTCCAGGAGTCTTAACAAATGACAAACTTTTTGTGCATTTACGTTGTCCTGAAGGCGTTGATTCTGTAAAATTGTCTCAGATTGATGGTAAGAAAATATTTGAAGGAATTCCTGATCAGGATATATACAATGTCAGTGCTTATACTCAAATTTCTGACAATCCTCTAACGATGTTAAGCCAATATGTAAATAAATATCCACAAATACAAAAATGGGCAAAATTGTATTCATATTATTGTTATCCAAGTACAGAGAATGATAAGAATTTAATACTTTGTGCAATAGATATGTGGGCGAAATACAACAAAAAACCTGTGTATGTAAAATATGACGAGGTTAAAGTGTTTTCACGGCATGTAATTTACAGAAATGGAAAATTTTATAATAATTTAACAGAATATTTCAAAGATTATCCATTAAATCCTCAAAAACCAACTGTTGGAATTATAGAATTAGATAGTTATGTGGCACTAGGAGGTACAGCAGGAATTGATTCATTAATTGAGAAATTGACAACTAAAGGTTACAATGTAATACCTGTTGTTGCTAGATATGGTTATGAAACATATGCAGGCATTGTTGAATTTTTCACAACCGCAAAGTCTGTAAAGGAGTATGAATCAAATCCAGATTCTGTAAAACCAGTTGTAGATATAATTTTAGCACCACATACTTACTTACTTGGAGGACCAGCCTCAAAAAATGTTGTGGCATTATTACAACGTCTAAATATTCCTGTTATAAAAATAATTCAAATTGAAAGTAGAAGTGTTAAAGATTGGTTAATTTCTGATGATGGCTTAACACCATGGAGTAGAGACGATATAGCAGGGCAATTAGTGTTCCCAGAATCACAGGGACTGATAGAGCCTATTGCTATTGCAGCACTAGATAAACGTGTAGATCCTTTAACTGGTTGTGAATTGAGTTCATATTCTGTAATTGATGAAAGAGTATCTAAAGTTGTTTCTAGAGTTGAAAAATGGTTACAATTGAAAATTAAACCAAATAAAGATAAAAAGATTGCAATTATATATGAGAATGGTGTAGGAAAATGGAACATAGGAACTAGTTATTTAAATCTTCCAGAATCTATCATTAACATACTTAACAAATTAAAGGAAGCAGGATATACAATTGACAAAATACCAAATGTTGAAGAATTTGTTGAAATTTTAAGAACTAAAGGCATAAATGTGGCACCATGGGCACCAGGAGAACTTGAAAAACTTGCTAATAATTCGATATTGTGGGAAGCAGAGAAATATAAACGATGGTTTAGCAGTTTAAATCCAATAGCTCAAAAGTATGTTGTGGAAGGTCCTCTTGGATATATAGAAGAAATAATAAAATTTGCTCTGAATTATAGTAAAAAGGATCCGGGTATTCTCAGCACTGCAACAAAAGTCCTTGACAAATGGTATAAAGAAATGAGAGATTGTATAAAGATGTGTCCTAATAAATCACAAAGAGGATTAGAAATACTGGATAAAATTGTAAGCACATTGAGATCAATAATAAATGGCACGAGCACATGGGAAGAATTCTATAGGATGAAAAAAGAGTTCATGCTGTTAAATATTACAGGACTTGCAGGTTGGGGAGAGCCTCCAGGCAATCTGATGACTATAGTTAAAAATGGAACAAAATATATTGTTATACCTGGAATTATTATTGGAAATGTATTCATTGGGCCAGAACCAATATTAGGTTACGAAGGAAATCCAGATGCTTTGTTACATGCGTTGATACTTCCTCCACATCACCAATATCTCGCATTCTATGCTTGGATAAATAAAGAATTTAATGCAGATGCAATGATTCACATTGGTGTAGACACAACTTATCAACATCTTCCTAGAAAGCAAACAGCATTACTAGATTTTGATTTCCCAGATATAGTTATTGGAGATACACCTAACATTCATCTATACAGAGTCGATAACGTGGCTGATGGATTATTAATAAAAAGAAGAGGTTATGGGGTAATAATAGATTACTTAACACCTCCAATGAAGTTGTCAGGATTATACGGAGACTTATTAAATCTTAAAACATTATTAGAAAATTATAAAAAAGCTATAGATGAAAATCTCAAAAAGGCATATATACAGGATATAAAGAAATTAATAGAGAGATCTAAAATTGAAATAAATACTAATTTAAGCGATGAAGAATTAATCAAAGCATGCTCAGATTACTTAATTAAAATTGAAACAACATTGATGCCCTATGGATTACATACATTTGGAAAAGAATGGACTGCAGACGAAATAGCTGAAACTGTAGCTTCAATGTTAAGTATAGATGGTGGAGTTGACAATCCATCTATTATAAGGTTATTGGCACAGGAAAAAGGAATTTCATATGAAAATATAACACCTGAGATGTTTGATGAACTTTATAACCAAGTGAAGGCATGGATAAAAGACATATTGTTAGGAAAAAATATCACAGTTTCACAAAATATTACAAAGAAATTAGAATTAGGAAAAGATCTCATCGACAAATTGAAACAAAGTTTTAATTCTGAATTAAATTCATTGTTAAATGTTTTAAATGGTGGATACGTTGCTCCACAGATTGGTGGAGATCCTATTGTTAATCCTAATGTCTTACCAACTGGAAAGAACTTCTATGCAACAGATCCAACATTGATACCAACACAATCTGCATATGAATTAGGAAAAAAGATTGCTGATTTAGCATTAAAAGAATATGAAAAGCCGCCAGAAAAACTGGCTGTCGTTATATTTGGAGTTGATGTAGCTAGAGACGATGGAGCAATGGTTTCATTTGTTTTAAGATTGTTAGGTGTGGAGCCAACCTGGGCAGCAGGAGGAAGAGTCTCTGGTATTAAATTAACACCACTAACAACTCTAAATAGGCCTAGAATCGATGCAATTGTCATGATTAGTGGTTTATTCAGAGATGCTTATGGACAGGTTGCAGTATTACTTGATCGTGCATTTAGATTAGCTCTTGCAGCATCTTATAATACAATAGCAAGACAATATAATGATACAATAGTAAAGGCATTAGATGCGGCAGTGAAACCATTAGTTGATCTAAAACTTTTAGTAAAAGGCGATGATCCAATAGATCAAAATTATGTAGCTAAACATTGGTTAGAATCTGTTCAAAAATATATAGCATCAGGAGTAGAACCTGAAAAAGCAGGAAATTATGCAATATTAAGGATAGTGGGCCCACCTGCTGGAGGATATGGAACTGGCATAAAAGAAGCTATAGATCAACCATGGACCTGGAAAAACGAGACAGATTTATCAAATATCTTCATAAATAGGATGAGTAATTTCTATTCAGAGACTACCTGGGGTGAGAAGAATACAGACTTATTTAAAGATTTATTGAGCGGAGTTTCAGGTATATATCAAGGAAGAAGTACATATGTAGTTGGCGTTGCAGAAAATGATGCTATGGCAAGTTATTTAGGTGGATTGGCAATGACAATAAGAGTATTAACAGGTGAAACTCCAAAAATTAGGATTGCTATAACTTCTAATAAATTTAATCCAGAAATACTTTCTTTAAGTGATTATATTGCAAGAGATCTCAGAACGAGATATTTCAATCCAGAATTTATTAAAGCATTGATGAGTAAAGGCCAGGCAGGAGCTTATAGGATTTCAACATTCATTGAATCTCTGAAAATTTGGCAGACTACAGTTCCAGGAGAAATTAGTAGTGACGTGTATAAGGAATTCATAGATGTGTATTTAAGAGATAAATATAATTTAGGCATTTCAAACTGGCTTAACAACAATCCATTTGATCAGATTCATTGGATAGGCACATTGTTAACCTTAGCACATCAAAATCGATTAAAATTAGATGCGAATACAATGAGATTCCTCATGAATAGATGGGCAGCTCTAATAGCCAGATATGGACCAGCATGCTGTGATTGCAGTTGTGGAAATATAGCTATGATAAGATGGGCATTAAACTATGTAAATCCAAATCTATTAAATTCAGTAAGATCTCAGCTATATATAGCAACAAAAAATGCTGCATTTGCTCCTTCAATCCCAGGAGCTCCAACAACACCACAACCTTCAGTCCCTGGAATTCCAACAACTACACCACAACCTTCAATTCCAGGAGCACCATCACAACTAGGAGCTCCAACTGCATTAGGAAGAGTAGGAATTGGAACTGCAGCAACAAGGGGAGTTTCACCAGGAATTTCAGGTCCTTCAGGTAGAGTTGGTGGTGAAGTTGGTGCAAGAGGAGCAGCTCAAGCTTCTGGAGCTGCAAGTAAATCCTCATCAGAATCAGGTGCTACAGGTAAAGCAGGAATTACAGGTGCTGCAGCAGGTAAAGCATATGAGATTACACCAGTGTCTAAAGGAATTGGAAGTCCATCATCAGTGCCATTTGCAGGAATAATCGGAGTTATAATATTGATTGCATTAATAGCAGCAGGATATCTATTGAGAAGGCCGGAGAAATGA
- a CDS encoding cobalamin biosynthesis protein CobD (COGs: COG1270 Cobalamin biosynthesis protein CobD/CbiB~InterPro IPR004485~KEGG: mth:MTH1409 cobalamin biosynthesis protein~PFAM: cobalamin biosynthesis protein CbiB~SPTR: O27460 Probable cobalamin biosynthesis protein cobD~TIGRFAM: cobalamin biosynthesis protein CobD~PFAM: CobD/Cbib protein~TIGRFAM: cobalamin biosynthesis protein CobD) yields MNFLIILFFAIILDLIGELPTRIHPVVWIGKTIDFLYVRLPNKKISGVIITFLTSILYIIPLYFIAFLPMFLQIILYSIILSSTFSIKLLIKYPLEVKKRLDDIESARKKVSEIVSRDTSELSRTQIISAAIESLSENIVDSVVSPIFYALFFGIYGAVFYRVVNTLDAMIGYKNKEYREIGWFPAKLDDILNFIPARITGMLIVFASLLLNMDWRNSFKIMLRDSKVPDSPNAGYPMAATAGALQAKLEKPDHYVLGDDGKLNENSIDKAVRLAVVSIILYLAIVSALFSSLITYKL; encoded by the coding sequence ATGAATTTTTTAATTATTTTATTTTTTGCGATAATATTGGATTTAATTGGAGAACTTCCAACTAGAATTCATCCTGTTGTTTGGATTGGTAAAACTATAGATTTCTTATATGTAAGATTACCAAATAAGAAAATTTCAGGTGTTATAATCACTTTCCTCACTTCTATACTTTATATAATTCCACTTTATTTCATAGCTTTTCTTCCAATGTTTTTACAAATAATTCTTTATTCAATAATTTTATCTTCTACGTTTTCAATAAAATTACTTATTAAATATCCATTAGAAGTGAAAAAGAGGTTGGATGATATAGAATCTGCACGCAAAAAAGTATCTGAAATTGTAAGTAGAGATACAAGTGAATTATCAAGGACACAGATTATTTCAGCGGCCATAGAGAGTTTAAGTGAAAATATTGTGGATTCTGTAGTGTCTCCGATTTTTTATGCATTGTTTTTTGGGATATATGGTGCAGTATTTTATAGGGTTGTGAATACACTTGATGCAATGATTGGATATAAGAATAAAGAGTATAGAGAAATTGGATGGTTCCCAGCGAAATTAGATGATATACTTAATTTTATACCTGCACGGATCACTGGAATGTTAATAGTCTTTGCTTCACTACTTTTAAATATGGATTGGAGAAATAGCTTTAAAATAATGTTAAGAGATTCTAAGGTCCCTGACAGTCCAAATGCAGGTTATCCAATGGCGGCCACTGCTGGTGCATTACAAGCAAAATTAGAAAAGCCAGACCATTATGTTTTAGGAGACGACGGGAAGTTAAATGAAAATTCGATAGATAAGGCTGTCAGGCTGGCTGTAGTTTCCATAATTTTGTATTTGGCTATAGTTTCAGCATTATTTTCCTCGCTTATAACTTATAAGTTATAA
- a CDS encoding adenylyl cyclase CyaB (COGs: COG1437 Adenylate cyclase class 2 (thermophilic)~InterPro IPR008172: IPR008173~KEGG: msi:Msm_0721 adenylate cyclase, class 2~PFAM: adenylate cyclase~SPTR: B9AG64 Putative uncharacterized protein~TIGRFAM: adenylyl cyclase CyaB~PFAM: CYTH domain~TIGRFAM: adenylyl cyclase CyaB, putative), whose product MEVEVKAHVNNLKEIEDRLKKLGAEKIEEIYQEDIYFNAPDRDFSKTDEALRIRKIENEKTKIILTYKGPKIDKISKTREEVEVGIENLKNMVEILKFLGYKAVATIKKKRKVYKFKDFEICLDDVYKVGKFIEVEKNVKNKNKIKEYVDHAFKICKKLNIKNNFERRSYLELYLEKKRHQQ is encoded by the coding sequence ATGGAAGTCGAAGTGAAAGCCCATGTTAATAATTTAAAAGAAATTGAAGACAGGTTAAAAAAATTAGGAGCAGAAAAAATTGAGGAAATATATCAAGAAGATATTTATTTCAATGCTCCAGACAGAGACTTTTCAAAGACTGATGAAGCATTGAGAATTAGAAAGATCGAAAATGAAAAAACTAAAATAATTTTAACATATAAAGGTCCAAAAATAGATAAAATTAGTAAAACTAGAGAAGAGGTTGAAGTTGGTATAGAAAATTTAAAAAATATGGTTGAAATACTTAAATTCCTTGGTTACAAAGCAGTAGCAACAATAAAGAAAAAAAGAAAAGTTTACAAGTTTAAAGATTTTGAGATTTGTCTTGATGATGTATATAAAGTTGGTAAATTTATTGAAGTTGAGAAGAATGTAAAAAATAAAAATAAAATTAAAGAATATGTGGACCATGCCTTTAAAATTTGTAAAAAATTAAATATAAAGAATAATTTTGAGAGAAGATCATACCTTGAGCTTTATTTAGAAAAGAAAAGGCACCAACAATGA
- a CDS encoding H+transporting two-sector ATPase C subunit (InterPro IPR002379: IPR000454~KEGG: mst:Msp_1139 AhaK~PFAM: H+transporting two-sector ATPase C subunit~SPTR: Q2NF83 AhaK~PFAM: ATP synthase subunit C), which yields MPKATLATGIIAIGAGLAIGFAGLGAGVGQGVVGSSSVGAIVEDPGSFGKSLLFTALPETHTIFGFIIAIMLIMFSGMMGG from the coding sequence ATGCCTAAAGCAACGTTAGCTACAGGAATTATAGCAATAGGTGCTGGTCTAGCAATAGGTTTTGCAGGTTTAGGAGCTGGAGTAGGACAGGGAGTAGTTGGATCATCCTCAGTTGGAGCAATAGTTGAAGATCCTGGATCATTTGGTAAAAGCCTCCTATTTACAGCTCTACCAGAAACTCACACAATCTTTGGATTCATTATTGCTATAATGTTGATAATGTTTTCAGGAATGATGGGCGGATAA
- a CDS encoding protein of unknown function DUF81 (COGs: COG0730 permease~InterPro IPR002781~KEGG: kcr:Kcr_0277 permease~PFAM: protein of unknown function DUF81~SPTR: B1L3K6 Predicted permease~PFAM: Sulfite exporter TauE/SafE), with the protein MIYYIIYFITGLLAGVVGGLLGTGGCVIMMPVIRFGFHFDPAIAVGTTLTAVVFTAGFGAFQHIKMKNVDKETALLTGYSGILGVIIGSIIFGYIKNHGNLIDLIVGIAFIVVSLRMLYEGLFAKIKQVEQVQKIPGTPLSKTIIGSVIGTLTGIIGLGGGYALVPSYTLFLRSPIKLAIGTSMAAFVWIALVGAIYKIFQGVVNIPAAIALGIGAAIGAIYGAKLVAKFKSNVLKILFGLLFTYVSLKYILIYFGIVI; encoded by the coding sequence ATGATCTATTATATTATCTATTTTATTACCGGTCTTCTAGCAGGAGTTGTAGGTGGACTTTTGGGCACAGGTGGTTGTGTCATAATGATGCCAGTAATTCGTTTTGGTTTCCATTTTGATCCGGCTATTGCGGTAGGAACAACTTTAACTGCTGTGGTTTTTACTGCCGGTTTCGGTGCCTTTCAACATATCAAAATGAAAAATGTTGATAAAGAAACTGCGCTTTTAACCGGTTATTCAGGAATTTTAGGAGTAATTATCGGCTCAATTATTTTTGGCTACATCAAAAATCATGGTAACCTGATTGATTTGATTGTTGGTATCGCTTTCATTGTTGTTTCTTTACGAATGCTTTATGAGGGATTATTCGCCAAAATTAAGCAAGTTGAACAAGTGCAAAAAATTCCAGGGACGCCTCTCTCTAAAACGATTATAGGTTCAGTTATTGGCACTTTAACTGGTATTATTGGTTTAGGAGGAGGCTATGCTCTTGTCCCATCGTATACTTTATTCTTGAGATCTCCGATAAAGTTGGCTATCGGTACTTCTATGGCTGCTTTTGTCTGGATAGCTTTGGTTGGTGCCATCTACAAAATATTCCAGGGAGTTGTCAATATTCCAGCAGCGATTGCTTTGGGCATTGGTGCAGCGATTGGGGCGATTTATGGAGCAAAATTAGTAGCGAAATTTAAATCCAATGTCTTAAAAATCTTGTTTGGTCTTTTATTTACCTATGTCTCTTTGAAATATATATTAATTTACTTTGGCATCGTTATTTAA